The Sediminispirochaeta smaragdinae DSM 11293 genome has a segment encoding these proteins:
- a CDS encoding transcription termination/antitermination NusG family protein, translating to MNYYSMQVITRQEKRFMQLAENAIAQFEKEQGVEITGKLLWPRRSLKIRKRGKTTQEQAPIFPGYLFWQAESLEPEVYWLLKRNSGFIRFLKSNYDIEPLTGASKELLVHFLNYGEVVGTSTVTFGTGDRIVVLSGPMKGLEGNIRKVNKRKGRAKIELMLYEQSFLIDFAFDGIKKAEGKEHE from the coding sequence ATGAACTATTATTCAATGCAGGTGATTACCCGCCAGGAAAAAAGGTTTATGCAGCTCGCCGAGAACGCAATCGCCCAGTTCGAAAAAGAGCAGGGAGTAGAGATCACCGGGAAACTGCTGTGGCCGAGAAGAAGCCTCAAAATCAGAAAACGAGGCAAAACGACGCAGGAACAGGCCCCGATCTTCCCCGGATACCTTTTCTGGCAGGCAGAAAGTTTGGAACCAGAGGTGTACTGGCTTTTGAAAAGGAACAGTGGTTTTATACGATTTCTTAAGAGTAATTACGACATAGAACCACTGACAGGAGCATCGAAAGAACTATTGGTTCACTTTCTTAACTATGGTGAGGTTGTCGGAACTTCGACGGTCACCTTTGGAACGGGAGATAGAATCGTAGTGCTAAGCGGCCCCATGAAGGGCTTAGAGGGGAACATCAGAAAAGTGAACAAAAGAAAAGGGCGGGCGAAGATAGAGCTGATGCTTTACGAGCAGTCGTTTCTTATAGATTTCGCCTTCGATGGTATCAAGAAAGCAGAAGGTAAAGAACATGAGTAA
- a CDS encoding SPOR domain-containing protein, with translation MKRLRVMTTILMVACLSLNTGTLIGQGEVFEGSIAVGNYGRLPASGLYAASNAFPKNSTVRVTDASSGKSVDVLVVEGLSNPNIFLLLSPEAAEKVGMASDDVIRASVLEIPAGDPVPISSTAEQSANPDPDINPAASVPSDGEQAMIAAFIEEELAAADGAEAEKTALGDSKSPEAEAVEPVVKEEETKEASALPPAEHTSGPDIPRAIALSEGLPSDDSKEWVGVESPALPEPPAGSPVESASSGPGISGPVIASLPSGTEPSSVESGYGWSSLPEPEVREGSQALAAEGSAGEVASSSRPVRILALPVLNAAGTDGTGWDRVDTPLVPRPREDRLMAGKAPTNGSYRIAVSDIPPLPESAESISSGLLLASAEERVAPEAEERADVSALAEPSLAEKGEEPGKEEIPAGPLLAEGDGPRPPAETESEKDAGAAVPAPPERQIASVMVDEGESAGPIPEDAELVIESADARPPQVDTAELDAEEASKKAAIETLPEAEKAAVAVDTSSESKATVPQTTSAPVPIDSYLVRDLDEHAYYLQIAVVKEADAAGRLAQSLASTYPVTIHPKDDGAGYRVMVGPLRKDESGALLLSFRAGGYRDAFLRKGN, from the coding sequence ATGAAACGTTTGAGAGTCATGACAACCATTCTCATGGTGGCATGCCTGTCGCTGAATACCGGTACGCTTATCGGACAAGGTGAAGTTTTCGAAGGGAGTATTGCCGTCGGTAATTATGGCAGATTGCCTGCCTCCGGTCTCTATGCTGCCTCCAATGCCTTTCCCAAGAATAGTACCGTTCGAGTGACGGATGCCTCTTCCGGGAAGAGTGTGGATGTTCTGGTCGTCGAAGGCCTCAGTAATCCCAACATTTTTTTACTTTTAAGTCCCGAAGCGGCAGAAAAGGTGGGGATGGCTTCGGATGATGTGATCAGGGCTTCCGTTCTTGAGATTCCCGCAGGAGATCCTGTTCCCATAAGTAGTACGGCCGAACAATCTGCTAATCCCGATCCCGATATCAATCCAGCGGCTTCTGTTCCTTCCGATGGGGAACAGGCAATGATCGCCGCTTTTATTGAAGAAGAGCTGGCCGCTGCCGATGGCGCGGAAGCCGAAAAAACAGCGCTTGGCGATTCGAAGTCTCCCGAGGCGGAAGCGGTCGAGCCTGTCGTAAAAGAGGAAGAAACGAAAGAGGCATCAGCACTTCCCCCGGCTGAACATACCAGTGGACCCGATATCCCCAGGGCGATTGCTCTTTCAGAGGGCCTTCCCTCCGATGATTCGAAAGAATGGGTCGGTGTCGAAAGCCCGGCTTTGCCCGAGCCACCGGCCGGTTCCCCAGTCGAATCGGCTTCCTCTGGGCCGGGGATCAGCGGTCCCGTCATAGCCTCTCTTCCCTCCGGAACGGAACCCTCTTCGGTTGAATCGGGATATGGCTGGTCGTCGCTTCCCGAACCCGAGGTGAGGGAAGGGAGCCAGGCCCTTGCGGCTGAAGGTTCGGCCGGTGAAGTTGCCTCCTCTTCCAGACCGGTAAGGATCCTTGCTCTTCCCGTTCTCAATGCAGCAGGGACCGATGGGACCGGCTGGGATCGTGTCGATACCCCTCTCGTACCTCGGCCGCGTGAAGACCGGCTTATGGCAGGCAAGGCTCCCACAAACGGGTCCTACCGGATTGCGGTATCAGATATTCCTCCGCTTCCCGAGTCGGCGGAATCGATATCTTCCGGCCTCCTTCTTGCATCGGCCGAAGAACGGGTTGCCCCCGAAGCCGAGGAGCGTGCCGATGTTTCTGCTCTTGCCGAGCCTTCCCTTGCGGAAAAGGGTGAGGAGCCGGGAAAGGAAGAGATACCCGCGGGACCGCTCCTTGCAGAGGGTGACGGTCCTCGTCCGCCTGCCGAGACGGAGTCTGAAAAGGATGCCGGGGCCGCGGTTCCCGCCCCTCCCGAACGGCAGATTGCCTCTGTGATGGTCGACGAGGGTGAAAGTGCCGGTCCCATACCCGAAGATGCCGAACTTGTAATCGAGAGCGCCGACGCCAGGCCTCCCCAGGTCGATACGGCGGAACTTGATGCAGAGGAAGCGTCAAAGAAAGCGGCAATCGAAACGCTCCCTGAAGCCGAAAAAGCGGCTGTGGCGGTCGATACATCGTCCGAGTCGAAAGCGACTGTACCCCAAACGACTTCCGCACCGGTTCCCATTGATTCCTACCTCGTCAGGGACCTGGATGAGCATGCCTACTATCTGCAGATCGCGGTGGTTAAAGAGGCTGATGCGGCGGGAAGGCTTGCACAATCCCTCGCTTCCACCTATCCTGTAACCATCCATCCCAAAGACGACGGAGCCGGCTATCGTGTGATGGTGGGGCCTTTACGCAAGGACGAGAGCGGCGCACTGCTGCTCAGTTTCAGAGCCGGTGGTTACCGTGACGCATTTTTACGAAAGGGGAACTAA
- a CDS encoding xanthine dehydrogenase family protein molybdopterin-binding subunit, whose protein sequence is MSMGFADDLSEPGMLYLRPILSTIPKGNIASIRYPDQGPGLFLYKESDIPGAKSMEIYGEQMPVLSGSEVHYEGEAICLILGETPEVLEEAEKQIIIDYESNYTLEDFDHPRQEQFFEETVLKRGSAEKAFATAHQIVEGEYLQQDPIRDAMAPIGALAVEKEGVLEIKVSSLWPEQVKKSVSEILDIPQTMIRIKPVNPFPTDGEKIMLPSLIAVWAALGCRLTGRAVKVAWDVPPTPLPFLRSPRSRIAFQTALDEKGNVVGENIDASIDLGAFSFLSKEMLTRLVIGIAGSRYTPNTLIRARGVRTSLSPTRLRCGFGIIPGLFSREVHEARIAQLLGKDPADRKLEAADKKRIPTGGSLKRRSDRLLIQQVCSASDFHRKHAAYQLMKKRPAIPGRGGIFRGIGIASGFTGDGFTAKPAGREPWSVSVLLDKNDKLTIQTRAGAFPGSVKALWKHRAGEILGINPELIDIDPIWQDLGGNGPLVCGQRLSVTTTLVEQCCNAIKRQRFNVPLPINVRKNFRSPSQAVWDREKLKGTPFHRLTWGAMVVEVDLDPFSWQPSIRGIWCAIDCGNVYDRKEASSAVRTAITRSLRRCTNGDLLISRRAREAGIFEETEQLSMYPIEISFSENRTAQPSGVAQIPGALFPSAFVSAVSQATGIYLDTLPITPELIHSFMVKGEEE, encoded by the coding sequence ATGAGCATGGGATTTGCCGACGATCTTAGTGAGCCGGGAATGCTCTACCTTCGGCCCATCCTTTCGACCATCCCCAAGGGGAATATCGCTTCGATCAGATACCCCGACCAAGGGCCAGGCCTATTTCTCTACAAGGAATCCGATATTCCCGGGGCCAAGAGCATGGAAATATATGGAGAACAGATGCCCGTGCTTTCGGGAAGCGAGGTACACTACGAAGGCGAAGCCATCTGTCTTATCCTCGGCGAGACCCCCGAAGTCCTGGAAGAAGCGGAAAAACAGATCATCATTGATTACGAAAGCAACTATACCCTTGAAGACTTCGACCATCCAAGACAAGAGCAATTTTTCGAGGAGACGGTTCTAAAGCGGGGAAGTGCGGAAAAGGCCTTTGCCACTGCCCATCAAATTGTTGAAGGTGAATACCTTCAGCAGGATCCGATCCGGGATGCCATGGCTCCGATAGGAGCCTTGGCGGTGGAGAAGGAAGGGGTCCTTGAGATAAAGGTAAGCAGCCTCTGGCCGGAGCAGGTAAAGAAAAGTGTCTCCGAGATTTTGGATATTCCTCAGACGATGATCAGGATCAAACCGGTCAATCCCTTTCCAACCGACGGCGAAAAGATCATGCTTCCCAGCCTCATTGCAGTCTGGGCGGCCCTGGGATGCCGCCTTACCGGCAGGGCGGTGAAGGTTGCCTGGGATGTGCCTCCCACCCCCCTTCCCTTTCTCCGTTCTCCCAGAAGCCGGATTGCCTTTCAGACAGCCCTTGATGAAAAGGGAAACGTTGTGGGAGAAAACATCGATGCCTCCATCGATCTCGGAGCTTTTTCCTTTTTATCTAAAGAGATGCTGACGAGGCTGGTTATCGGGATCGCGGGAAGCCGCTATACCCCGAATACCTTGATCAGGGCCCGCGGAGTAAGAACCTCTCTCTCCCCGACCCGACTCCGTTGCGGTTTCGGTATCATTCCCGGTCTCTTTTCCAGAGAGGTCCATGAAGCGAGAATCGCCCAACTTCTTGGGAAAGATCCCGCAGACAGGAAACTGGAGGCTGCGGACAAGAAGCGAATTCCAACCGGCGGAAGCCTCAAAAGGAGAAGTGATCGACTTCTCATCCAACAGGTCTGCTCCGCCTCGGACTTTCATAGAAAGCATGCCGCCTACCAGCTGATGAAGAAACGGCCCGCAATCCCGGGAAGAGGGGGAATCTTCCGGGGCATAGGCATTGCCAGCGGCTTTACCGGAGACGGATTTACCGCAAAACCTGCGGGAAGAGAGCCTTGGAGCGTCTCGGTGCTCCTCGACAAGAACGACAAACTCACCATCCAGACCAGGGCAGGTGCCTTTCCCGGTTCGGTGAAAGCCCTATGGAAGCATCGGGCCGGCGAAATTCTCGGCATTAATCCGGAACTGATCGACATTGATCCAATCTGGCAGGATCTCGGCGGTAACGGGCCCCTGGTGTGTGGACAACGCCTTTCCGTGACGACCACCCTGGTGGAGCAGTGCTGCAATGCCATCAAACGGCAGCGCTTTAATGTACCCCTACCCATCAATGTCAGGAAAAACTTTCGCTCCCCCTCTCAGGCGGTATGGGACAGAGAAAAACTCAAAGGAACGCCCTTCCACCGTCTTACCTGGGGAGCCATGGTGGTGGAAGTAGATCTTGACCCCTTCAGTTGGCAACCCTCAATCCGGGGAATCTGGTGTGCCATAGACTGCGGAAACGTATACGACCGAAAAGAGGCATCATCGGCTGTAAGAACGGCAATCACAAGGAGTCTGAGACGCTGCACAAATGGGGATCTCCTGATAAGCAGGAGAGCAAGGGAGGCTGGAATATTCGAAGAGACGGAGCAGCTGTCGATGTATCCCATCGAAATCTCTTTTTCTGAAAATAGAACGGCACAACCATCCGGTGTCGCCCAGATCCCCGGAGCCCTTTTCCCCTCGGCCTTTGTATCTGCCGTAAGCCAGGCCACGGGAATCTATTTGGACACGCTTCCCATTACTCCCGAGTTGATCCACTCATTTATGGTAAAAGGGGAGGAGGAGTAA
- a CDS encoding DegT/DnrJ/EryC1/StrS family aminotransferase, with the protein METKEQQPIPFALPDIGREEEEAVLRVLRSGWLTTGKEAISFEKEFAEAVSAHSALAVNSATAGLHLAAEALGVCPGDKVVTTPFTFTSTAEILRYLGADPIFADIDEETLTIDPRCVAEILDREPKIKGVIPVHLGGRMAEMDRIVSEAKKRGLFVIEDAAHAFPLSYKGKAAGTIGDAGVFSFYATKTITTGEGGMVVTDNEALAKRMSVMRLHGIDRDVWDRYSSSKGSWRYAVVAAGYKYNLTDLAAAIGRVQLKRAQEFKERRCRIASYYEAELGGIEALKLPKPPGRKEDHAWHLFIVRLRPGYSAIDRDGMVEALKARGIGTSVHYIALHLMPYYRSRYNLSPEQFPVATAVSNSCFSLPIYPSMSDGQVERVVEAIKELLSPNRRRTQTQ; encoded by the coding sequence ATGGAAACAAAGGAACAACAGCCCATTCCCTTTGCCCTTCCCGATATCGGTAGGGAGGAAGAGGAGGCGGTTCTTCGGGTCTTGAGAAGTGGGTGGCTTACGACTGGAAAAGAGGCTATTTCCTTTGAAAAGGAGTTTGCCGAAGCAGTGTCGGCACACTCGGCCCTGGCGGTAAACTCGGCCACGGCCGGACTACATCTTGCGGCAGAGGCCCTGGGGGTTTGCCCCGGTGATAAGGTTGTTACAACGCCCTTTACCTTTACATCGACCGCAGAAATTCTGCGCTACCTCGGTGCGGACCCGATTTTTGCGGATATCGACGAAGAAACCTTAACCATCGATCCCCGATGTGTTGCCGAAATTCTCGACAGAGAACCAAAGATAAAGGGCGTGATACCGGTTCACCTCGGGGGGCGGATGGCCGAAATGGACCGGATAGTGTCTGAGGCGAAAAAACGTGGTCTCTTTGTTATTGAAGACGCGGCCCACGCCTTTCCCCTCTCCTACAAGGGAAAAGCGGCGGGGACCATCGGTGATGCAGGTGTCTTTTCTTTTTATGCAACGAAGACTATTACTACCGGCGAGGGAGGAATGGTTGTCACCGACAATGAAGCATTGGCAAAACGAATGTCGGTAATGCGCCTGCACGGCATCGATCGTGATGTCTGGGATCGCTACTCCTCATCGAAAGGCTCCTGGCGCTATGCGGTGGTTGCCGCTGGTTACAAATACAATCTCACGGACCTTGCCGCCGCCATCGGAAGGGTTCAGCTGAAACGGGCACAGGAATTCAAGGAAAGGCGTTGCCGTATTGCTTCCTATTATGAGGCGGAATTGGGAGGCATAGAGGCGCTGAAACTACCGAAGCCCCCCGGCCGGAAAGAGGACCATGCCTGGCACCTCTTCATCGTGCGGCTTCGCCCCGGATACTCGGCAATCGACAGGGACGGGATGGTGGAGGCATTGAAGGCCCGGGGTATCGGAACCTCCGTCCATTACATCGCCCTTCACCTCATGCCCTATTATCGTAGCCGCTATAATCTTAGTCCGGAGCAATTTCCCGTTGCCACGGCGGTATCAAACAGCTGTTTTAGTCTGCCGATCTACCCCTCCATGAGCGACGGGCAGGTTGAGCGGGTTGTCGAGGCGATCAAGGAGCTTCTTTCTCCAAACAGGAGGAGGACGCAAACTCAATGA
- a CDS encoding polysaccharide biosynthesis protein translates to MSKEKRLAIVGAGFAGREIAGEIEHKGVFGKVVVFLDDDGEKVGGLLDGIPVEGPVVDAPEILKRNRVQEALIAVPGATGEQLRKIYLALKRADLERIRILPGISQIVDGDAHLIQTRELSAQDLLGRNPVLIPLKESLFYLRGKRVLITGAGGSIGGELARQLLSGGAQRLYLFDHGENNVYEIEKELRLLQEEGVGEAATIVPVIGDLKDRDYMHFIIKRLRADVIFHCAAYKHVPLTEANPVEGIKNNVFGTLNIVDAALEAGTSRFVLVSTDKAVAPSCVYGATKTIAEEIVLSRNGRGGGAFMVVRFGNVLASRGSIVPLFTKQILKGGPVTITDPKVSRFFMTIPEAASLVLKTGGVGEGGSLYILDMGEPLSIKELAEQMIRFYGYRPHEEIAVRYIGLRPGEKLTERLWLESESTEATDFPGILRLKRQASLQSDLEELLGELRSVCFLIGGKEQEYRNRKRLKEILDPHFPSLIPVPNEPEY, encoded by the coding sequence ATGAGTAAGGAAAAACGTCTTGCCATCGTCGGCGCGGGTTTCGCCGGGAGAGAAATTGCCGGGGAGATAGAACATAAGGGCGTATTTGGGAAGGTTGTTGTTTTTCTTGACGATGACGGCGAAAAGGTCGGGGGCCTTCTGGACGGGATTCCTGTGGAAGGGCCTGTTGTGGATGCCCCGGAGATTCTGAAGCGAAACCGTGTTCAGGAGGCGCTTATTGCGGTTCCCGGAGCCACCGGTGAGCAGCTGAGGAAGATATACCTCGCCTTAAAACGTGCGGATCTTGAAAGGATCAGAATCCTTCCGGGAATCAGCCAGATCGTTGACGGAGATGCCCACCTGATTCAAACGCGGGAATTGAGCGCGCAGGACCTGCTGGGCCGTAATCCGGTCCTTATCCCCTTAAAAGAGAGTCTTTTCTACCTTCGGGGAAAGCGGGTCCTTATAACGGGAGCCGGCGGCAGTATCGGGGGAGAGCTTGCCAGACAGCTTCTTTCGGGAGGAGCGCAACGTCTATACCTTTTCGACCACGGCGAAAACAATGTCTATGAAATCGAGAAGGAACTGAGGCTCCTCCAGGAAGAGGGAGTCGGCGAAGCGGCTACCATCGTACCCGTTATTGGAGATCTAAAAGACCGCGACTACATGCATTTCATTATCAAGAGGCTCCGGGCGGATGTCATTTTTCACTGTGCCGCTTACAAGCATGTTCCGCTTACCGAAGCAAATCCGGTAGAGGGGATAAAAAACAACGTATTTGGAACCCTCAACATTGTGGATGCGGCCCTGGAGGCGGGAACCAGCCGCTTTGTGCTGGTATCTACCGATAAGGCCGTAGCACCCTCCTGTGTATACGGAGCAACAAAGACCATTGCGGAAGAGATCGTACTGAGCAGAAACGGACGCGGCGGCGGGGCCTTTATGGTCGTCAGATTTGGGAATGTACTTGCCAGCAGAGGCAGCATCGTTCCCCTCTTTACAAAACAGATTCTGAAGGGGGGGCCGGTAACCATTACAGATCCAAAGGTCTCCCGTTTTTTCATGACCATCCCGGAGGCAGCTTCCCTCGTGCTCAAAACCGGTGGTGTCGGAGAGGGAGGCAGCCTCTATATCCTTGATATGGGAGAACCCCTTTCCATAAAGGAGCTTGCAGAGCAGATGATACGCTTTTACGGCTACCGTCCACACGAAGAGATCGCCGTCCGCTACATAGGACTGAGGCCGGGAGAAAAACTGACCGAACGGCTCTGGCTCGAATCGGAATCCACCGAAGCGACCGACTTTCCCGGTATTCTTAGGCTTAAACGCCAGGCGAGCCTTCAATCGGACCTTGAAGAGCTGTTGGGCGAGCTTCGAAGCGTCTGTTTTCTTATCGGAGGGAAGGAACAGGAATACCGCAACAGAAAGCGGCTCAAGGAGATCCTCGATCCCCATTTCCCGTCGCTGATTCCGGTACCGAACGAGCCCGAATATTAA